A section of the Orenia marismortui DSM 5156 genome encodes:
- a CDS encoding IS110 family RNA-guided transposase, whose product MNYNRNRKIMQVKTSTLVIGVDIAKKKHVARAQDYRGIEYGKALAFQNSKEGFDNFSKWMFKLKDQYEKEDIIVGMEPTGHYWLNLAQLLRCKEIKLVLVNPSHTKRSKELDDNSPTKNDKKDAKVIAQLVKDGRYSEPNIPVGVYADVRVAMTHMERLNKDLQRVVGKIHQFIDKYFPEYLTVFKGWDGKASLVTLKTFPLPSEVVKMTPEEIVSIWKKKVKRAVGIKRAKKLIRAAENSVGLTEGAEIAKFELNYFLDQYENITNQSEELTNKIEELLKKVPDSESMLSIKGVGIKTVAGFISEVGDINNYEHPRQIQKLAGLNLMENSSGKHKGRTCITKRGRAKLRALLYRVMLPLVAKNEEFKALHEYYTTRSENPLKKKQSLVALSCKLIRVLFALWKKQVKYDSEKLFRDIKRSNLQEAA is encoded by the coding sequence ATGAATTATAATCGAAATCGTAAAATAATGCAAGTAAAAACTTCAACTTTAGTGATTGGGGTTGATATTGCAAAGAAAAAGCATGTTGCAAGAGCTCAAGATTATCGTGGTATTGAATACGGAAAAGCGTTAGCTTTTCAAAATTCAAAAGAAGGATTTGATAACTTTTCAAAGTGGATGTTTAAATTAAAAGATCAATATGAGAAAGAAGATATAATAGTTGGAATGGAGCCAACAGGTCATTATTGGTTGAATTTAGCTCAACTTTTAAGATGCAAGGAAATAAAGTTGGTATTAGTCAATCCAAGTCATACAAAGAGAAGTAAAGAGTTAGATGATAATTCTCCGACAAAGAATGATAAGAAAGATGCTAAAGTAATAGCTCAATTAGTTAAAGATGGGCGCTATTCAGAGCCTAATATACCAGTTGGTGTTTATGCTGATGTTCGTGTAGCAATGACCCATATGGAAAGATTAAATAAAGATTTACAACGGGTAGTAGGAAAGATACATCAGTTTATTGATAAGTATTTTCCTGAATATTTAACAGTATTTAAAGGTTGGGATGGAAAGGCGTCTTTAGTTACACTAAAGACATTTCCTCTGCCGTCTGAAGTAGTAAAAATGACACCAGAAGAAATAGTTTCAATTTGGAAGAAAAAAGTTAAAAGAGCAGTTGGAATAAAACGAGCTAAAAAGCTTATAAGAGCTGCTGAAAATTCAGTAGGTTTAACTGAAGGAGCTGAAATAGCAAAGTTTGAATTAAATTATTTCTTAGATCAATATGAAAATATAACAAATCAAAGCGAAGAATTAACCAATAAAATAGAAGAGTTATTAAAGAAAGTACCAGATTCAGAATCAATGTTAAGTATCAAAGGGGTAGGAATAAAGACAGTAGCAGGATTTATTTCAGAAGTTGGAGATATAAATAACTATGAACATCCACGACAAATACAAAAGCTAGCAGGGTTGAATTTAATGGAAAATAGTTCAGGCAAACATAAGGGAAGAACTTGTATTACTAAAAGGGGAAGAGCTAAATTGAGAGCTTTACTATATAGAGTGATGCTGCCTCTGGTAGCAAAGAACGAAGAGTTTAAAGCACTTCATGAATACTACACAACTCGCTCTGAAAACCCTTTGAAGAAAAAGCAATCCCTAGTAGCTTTATCATGCAAATTAATTAGAGTATTATTTGCCTTATGGAAAAAGCAAGTGAAATATGATAGTGAAAAATTATTTAGAGATATTAAGCGTTCAAATTTACAGGAAGCTGCTTAA
- a CDS encoding Na+/H+ antiporter NhaC family protein: MENYGLLSLLPPLLAILLAWKSREVLISLFVGILVGATILVGFNPLVGFMKTFDTYIVGSLSDSWNAAILLFLITLSGMVGIITKSGATNAIADFVAKKAKTARRAQIATWFMGVLIFFDDYANSLIVGTTMRSITDKLKVSREKLAYIVDCTAAPVTSMALISTWVGYEMGLIQEAFNNLGEGALAQIGLSTNVYATFIKTIPYRFYSILALFMVLFIAWLGKDFGPMLKAERRARKEGKVLRDGATPLASKELTDMEVNPNNSMKWYDAFIPMISVIVITIIGLWYNGGGLEGKAIRDAFGNADASVVLLWASFGGTFIAGLMALVKGGLSIEETVESWVDGAKALTVACGILILAWSLGSVTKELGTANYLVEITKGIIPPFMVPAMIFTISGIIAFATGTSWGTNAIIMPLAVPMAFHFGAPMIPTIGAVLTGCVLGDHCSPISDTTIMSSTASASDHIDHVSTQLPYAIVVGVVSIIFGFIPAGFNLPSWTVAPLLLIGLTVIYLIVNYYGESVEENEGLLNE, encoded by the coding sequence ATGGAGAATTATGGTTTGTTATCTCTATTGCCACCATTGTTAGCAATTTTGTTAGCTTGGAAAAGTAGAGAAGTTTTAATTTCATTATTTGTTGGTATATTAGTAGGTGCGACTATTTTAGTAGGATTTAATCCATTAGTAGGTTTTATGAAGACTTTTGATACCTATATTGTAGGGTCTTTATCCGATTCATGGAATGCAGCAATTCTATTATTCTTAATTACTTTATCAGGAATGGTAGGAATAATTACAAAATCAGGTGCAACTAATGCAATTGCAGATTTTGTAGCTAAGAAAGCTAAAACTGCTCGTAGAGCACAGATTGCAACTTGGTTTATGGGAGTTTTAATCTTTTTTGATGACTATGCCAATAGTTTAATTGTAGGTACAACAATGCGCTCTATTACAGATAAGTTAAAGGTATCTAGAGAGAAATTAGCTTATATTGTTGATTGTACTGCAGCACCAGTAACAAGTATGGCCTTAATCTCTACTTGGGTTGGATATGAAATGGGATTAATTCAAGAGGCTTTTAATAATTTAGGAGAAGGTGCTTTGGCTCAGATTGGTCTTAGTACAAATGTTTATGCAACCTTTATTAAGACAATACCATATAGATTTTATAGTATTTTAGCATTATTTATGGTATTATTTATTGCTTGGTTAGGTAAAGACTTTGGTCCAATGTTAAAAGCTGAAAGAAGAGCTAGAAAAGAAGGAAAAGTATTAAGAGATGGTGCTACACCATTAGCTTCTAAGGAACTAACAGATATGGAGGTAAATCCTAATAATAGTATGAAGTGGTATGATGCATTTATTCCAATGATAAGTGTAATTGTAATTACTATTATTGGTCTGTGGTATAATGGTGGGGGATTAGAAGGAAAAGCTATTAGAGATGCTTTTGGTAATGCAGATGCTAGTGTTGTATTACTATGGGCTTCCTTTGGAGGTACATTTATTGCAGGTTTAATGGCTTTAGTTAAAGGTGGATTATCTATTGAAGAGACAGTTGAATCTTGGGTAGATGGTGCTAAAGCATTAACTGTTGCTTGTGGAATCTTAATTTTGGCTTGGTCTTTAGGTTCTGTAACTAAAGAATTAGGTACAGCAAATTACCTTGTAGAGATAACTAAAGGTATAATTCCACCATTTATGGTACCTGCAATGATCTTTACTATTTCAGGTATAATTGCTTTTGCTACAGGTACTTCATGGGGAACAAATGCTATTATTATGCCTTTGGCAGTACCAATGGCATTCCACTTTGGTGCACCAATGATTCCAACAATAGGTGCAGTATTAACAGGTTGTGTATTAGGAGATCATTGTAGTCCTATTTCTGATACTACAATTATGTCTTCTACAGCCTCAGCTTCTGATCATATTGACCATGTAAGTACTCAGTTACCATATGCAATTGTAGTAGGGGTAGTATCTATTATCTTTGGATTTATTCCAGCAGGATTTAATCTTCCTAGTTGGACTGTAGCTCCATTATTGCTTATTGGCTTAACAGTTATTTATTTGATTGTTAACTATTATGGAGAAAGTGTAGAAGAAAATGAAGGATTACTTAATGAATAA
- a CDS encoding vWA domain-containing protein, with the protein MRLKQNLTLVILIIILLSAIFSINTLNIITIPTNKKINKEIKVNSNQNPLEYNRINVEIIWDLSGSMWGEIEEKNKINTSKKILNRIINDFPKEINIGLRVFGSKESNREGSYLAIPIKTNTKKDILNFIDQVKPLGKSPIALNLSYAGEDLKYLQGKKHILLITDGKDTGNIMPSKVINRLSKLGIKTHIIQVGKIDKYNQLKLKELSKLGNGKYFTYFEEEEIVPTINLN; encoded by the coding sequence ATGAGATTAAAACAAAATCTCACTTTAGTAATCTTAATTATAATTTTATTATCCGCAATTTTTAGTATTAATACATTAAATATTATAACAATACCTACTAACAAAAAAATAAATAAAGAGATAAAGGTCAATAGTAACCAAAATCCTCTTGAATATAACAGAATAAATGTAGAAATAATTTGGGATTTATCTGGAAGTATGTGGGGTGAAATAGAAGAGAAAAATAAAATAAATACTTCTAAAAAAATTTTAAATAGAATAATAAATGATTTTCCTAAGGAAATAAATATAGGGTTAAGAGTATTTGGCAGTAAAGAATCAAACAGAGAAGGATCTTATCTAGCTATTCCCATAAAAACAAATACTAAAAAAGATATTTTAAATTTTATCGATCAAGTTAAACCCTTAGGTAAGTCACCTATTGCTTTAAATTTATCTTATGCTGGAGAAGATTTGAAATACCTACAAGGTAAAAAGCATATATTATTAATAACGGACGGTAAGGATACTGGTAATATTATGCCAAGTAAAGTGATAAACAGATTAAGCAAGCTTGGAATTAAAACACATATAATACAGGTTGGAAAAATAGATAAATATAATCAATTAAAATTAAAAGAACTTTCTAAATTAGGCAATGGAAAATATTTCACCTATTTTGAAGAAGAAGAGATAGTTCCAACAATCAATTTAAATTAA
- a CDS encoding HEAT repeat domain-containing protein, whose translation MNPVLFMEKLITFLIIHKFITILSTAFILYLISRGIKFIIYRRSYDYLKRLLKKNLYKGLKKVSRLKDINIKKRLILEGKNSLGKDTYNQVKDELLVNGFIDELFNEIISEKNESKIEACKTLVELNTPQSIDYAIIALYDNDEEVKKEVIEALRTKANPKIIETLINYLEYCDNTLLLEILSNAFENIGIQAFDQLVEVTFTKKQVYRSWAIKILASFDYNIQNRNKAIEIFIKLLNDSSEIVRIHTIKALTKFKNNKLIFNNLINKLNDSSCKVRSQAAKSLGEYQIKKAAPFLFNLITDSSGIVRSNAYQALVKLEEEGLKYIIKATESVKTKEEALNVLKKLDVEKLVVGINKIYNNSEISNKVNFEEVEKFLTKEDNKSNLGERKLEIIS comes from the coding sequence ATGAATCCAGTACTTTTCATGGAAAAATTAATAACTTTTTTGATTATACATAAATTTATAACTATTTTAAGTACTGCTTTTATCTTGTATCTAATAAGTAGAGGTATTAAATTTATAATCTATCGAAGAAGTTATGATTATTTAAAAAGATTACTTAAAAAAAATCTATATAAAGGGTTAAAAAAAGTATCTAGATTAAAAGATATAAATATTAAAAAGAGACTAATTTTAGAAGGCAAGAATTCATTAGGCAAGGATACATATAATCAAGTAAAAGACGAGCTTTTAGTTAATGGTTTTATAGATGAATTATTTAATGAGATAATTTCTGAGAAAAACGAAAGTAAAATTGAGGCTTGTAAAACATTAGTTGAGCTTAATACACCACAGTCTATTGATTATGCTATTATTGCTTTATATGATAACGATGAAGAAGTAAAAAAAGAGGTTATCGAAGCTCTTAGAACAAAAGCTAATCCTAAAATAATAGAGACACTTATTAATTATCTCGAATATTGTGATAATACTTTATTATTAGAGATATTAAGTAATGCTTTTGAAAATATTGGCATTCAAGCCTTTGACCAATTAGTAGAAGTGACTTTTACTAAGAAGCAGGTTTATAGAAGTTGGGCAATAAAAATATTAGCTAGTTTTGATTACAATATTCAAAATAGAAATAAAGCTATCGAAATATTTATCAAACTTTTAAATGATAGTTCTGAAATAGTAAGGATACATACTATTAAAGCATTAACTAAATTTAAAAATAATAAATTAATCTTTAATAATCTAATAAATAAATTAAATGATAGTAGTTGTAAAGTAAGAAGTCAAGCAGCTAAGAGTTTAGGAGAATATCAAATCAAAAAAGCTGCACCCTTTTTATTTAATTTAATAACTGATAGTAGTGGTATAGTAAGAAGTAATGCGTATCAAGCCTTAGTAAAATTAGAAGAGGAAGGTTTAAAATATATAATTAAGGCTACTGAATCAGTAAAGACTAAAGAAGAAGCATTGAATGTATTAAAAAAATTAGATGTTGAAAAATTAGTAGTAGGCATTAATAAGATCTATAATAATAGTGAAATAAGTAATAAAGTAAATTTTGAAGAGGTTGAAAAGTTTCTAACTAAAGAAGATAATAAATCAAATTTAGGAGAAAGAAAGTTAGAAATAATAAGTTAA